The following are encoded together in the Aciduricibacillus chroicocephali genome:
- a CDS encoding toprim domain-containing protein translates to MHIDLSKVIIVEGLSDKRQIEKIILEEIEVICTNGTLGVSKLDELLDEYNLDHRDVYIMVDEDKSGQRLRKMLARELPHAQHIHTTSEFREVAATPDYALATALAAKRIAVNPLFLL, encoded by the coding sequence ATGCATATAGACCTGAGCAAAGTCATTATTGTTGAAGGTTTGTCTGATAAACGGCAAATCGAGAAGATCATCCTGGAAGAGATTGAGGTGATCTGTACGAATGGCACGCTCGGGGTATCGAAGCTGGATGAATTGCTCGATGAATACAACCTTGATCATCGCGACGTTTACATTATGGTTGATGAAGATAAGTCGGGACAGCGCTTACGCAAAATGCTTGCAAGAGAGCTTCCGCATGCACAACATATTCATACAACGAGTGAATTCAGAGAAGTAGCTGCGACACCAGACTATGCGCTGGCTACAGCTCTAGCCGCCAAAAGGATAGCAGTCAATCCGCTCTTTCTCCTATAA
- a CDS encoding methionine ABC transporter permease, translated as MLNELFPAIDVNDLIQATEETFYMTLLALVGTLILGLILGLLLYLTSRGNVWQNKPVNIIIAALVNIFRAIPFIVLILLLFPFTDFLLGTIRGPNAALPALILGAAPFYARLVEIALKEVDRGVIEAAQAMGASTGRIIFRVLLPESMPALISGLTVTAISLIGYTAMAGVIGAGGLGDYAYFYGFQRREFDVVLVCTILIVIIVFIFQFIGDFLSRRIDKR; from the coding sequence ATGCTGAATGAATTATTTCCGGCAATTGATGTAAATGACCTTATTCAGGCGACAGAAGAAACATTTTATATGACTTTGCTTGCCCTGGTCGGGACACTAATACTTGGTCTCATTCTCGGACTTCTGCTCTATCTCACTAGTAGAGGGAATGTTTGGCAAAACAAACCGGTTAATATCATTATAGCGGCTCTTGTGAACATTTTCCGAGCGATTCCATTTATCGTTCTCATACTCCTGCTGTTCCCGTTTACGGACTTTTTACTTGGTACAATCCGTGGTCCGAACGCAGCGTTGCCGGCTCTTATTTTAGGAGCGGCACCATTCTATGCGAGACTTGTTGAAATCGCATTGAAAGAAGTGGACAGAGGTGTTATCGAAGCAGCTCAAGCTATGGGAGCGAGCACTGGAAGAATCATTTTCCGCGTATTGCTTCCGGAGTCGATGCCTGCGCTTATTTCAGGGTTGACCGTAACAGCTATTTCATTGATTGGCTATACTGCGATGGCCGGTGTCATTGGGGCCGGGGGTCTTGGAGACTATGCGTATTTCTATGGCTTCCAAAGACGCGAATTCGATGTTGTACTTGTATGTACAATTCTGATTGTCATTATAGTATTCATCTTCCAATTCATCGGCGACTTCCTGTCCCGCAGAATTGACAAACGCTGA
- a CDS encoding thioredoxin family protein, with the protein MREIIQNELNDKDLLLFIHSPFCGTCHVAEGMLRQIETTLDKDIFFHMNASLHESFMYEHKIESVPCLFIRENGETRKKVYAFHSIANILSILLEQKPELFDRMS; encoded by the coding sequence TTGCGAGAAATCATACAAAATGAATTAAATGACAAAGACTTGCTGCTGTTCATCCATTCACCATTCTGTGGTACATGCCATGTAGCAGAAGGAATGCTTAGACAAATTGAAACAACATTGGACAAAGATATCTTTTTCCATATGAATGCTTCTCTCCATGAAAGCTTCATGTATGAGCATAAAATTGAGAGCGTTCCTTGTCTCTTTATAAGGGAAAATGGAGAAACTAGGAAGAAGGTGTATGCCTTTCACTCCATTGCCAATATTCTCAGTATCCTTCTCGAGCAAAAACCGGAATTGTTCGACAGAATGTCTTGA
- the gcvH gene encoding glycine cleavage system protein GcvH, producing the protein MSNLPEELLYSEEHEWVKKEGDKVRIGITDFAQSELGDIVFVELPEEDDEVAVGDSFGSVESVKTVSELYSPVSGTVVEVNEDLDDTPEAVNESPYENAWMLVVELSDDSELDKLMTAEQYKAFIEG; encoded by the coding sequence ATGAGCAACTTGCCTGAAGAACTTCTATATTCTGAAGAACACGAATGGGTTAAAAAAGAAGGAGATAAAGTTCGCATCGGTATCACTGACTTCGCACAGTCTGAACTTGGTGACATCGTATTCGTTGAACTTCCTGAAGAAGATGACGAAGTAGCTGTAGGTGACTCTTTCGGAAGCGTTGAGTCTGTAAAGACAGTTTCTGAATTGTATTCACCAGTAAGCGGAACTGTTGTTGAAGTGAATGAAGATCTTGATGACACTCCAGAAGCAGTTAACGAATCTCCATACGAAAATGCATGGATGCTTGTTGTTGAACTTTCTGATGATTCAGAACTTGACAAGCTTATGACTGCTGAGCAGTACAAAGCTTTCATCGAAGGTTAA
- a CDS encoding metal ABC transporter ATP-binding protein, giving the protein METQPILSMRNVSTSYDGKIALEHINLDILPGSFIGLVGPNGGGKTTLVKIILNLLKPDSGEVLLFGKPIRQFHEWNRIGYVSQKSNAFNRGFPATVEEVVAMGLAAKVGYFRFLGRKHKKKISEALEQVHMLEFAKRNIGDLSGGQQQRVFIARALVADPEFLILDEPTVGVDSSNVQHFYKLLHELNKKGITLLMITHDTGTMTQYATDIICLNKKLHFHGGKDQYDSLNDEALSAMYGHPVHGMTHNH; this is encoded by the coding sequence ATGGAAACGCAGCCCATTCTCAGCATGAGAAATGTCAGCACCTCCTATGATGGAAAAATAGCTTTGGAACATATTAACCTCGATATTCTTCCCGGTTCCTTCATTGGACTCGTCGGCCCGAATGGTGGGGGAAAGACAACACTTGTAAAAATCATCTTGAACTTGCTGAAGCCAGACAGCGGTGAGGTCTTGCTGTTTGGCAAGCCAATCCGCCAGTTTCATGAATGGAATCGGATTGGCTATGTATCGCAAAAATCAAACGCTTTTAACCGTGGATTTCCTGCTACAGTAGAAGAAGTTGTCGCAATGGGGCTTGCTGCTAAAGTCGGCTACTTCCGTTTTCTCGGCAGAAAGCATAAGAAAAAAATTTCCGAAGCACTGGAGCAGGTTCATATGCTCGAATTTGCCAAGAGAAACATAGGCGATCTCTCCGGCGGCCAGCAGCAACGCGTATTCATCGCCCGTGCTCTTGTCGCTGACCCGGAATTCTTGATACTGGATGAACCTACTGTTGGGGTCGACAGCTCTAATGTCCAGCATTTTTATAAACTGCTTCATGAATTGAACAAAAAAGGCATTACATTGCTTATGATTACTCATGACACTGGGACGATGACTCAGTATGCAACAGATATCATCTGTTTAAATAAAAAGCTCCATTTCCATGGCGGCAAAGATCAGTATGATTCGCTAAATGATGAAGCATTATCGGCAATGTACGGCCACCCTGTTCATGGTATGACACATAATCATTAG
- a CDS encoding metal ABC transporter solute-binding protein, Zn/Mn family — protein MKKVLYMIAALMLPIIITAGCSGSKENNKKSSDQMDIYTSIYPLEYLAKQIGGDHVSVHSVYPPGTDAHTFEPTSKTVTDIAKSDGFIYMGAGMEGFAETTADALKNQDVHMLEIGKKASLFKKASAEEENEHEHKEHDGHDHGDKDPHIWLDPLKMIEIGEMVENNFAKWDPSHKKEYAANMNKLQKELTSLNADFSAELKNSNQQHILVSHAAYSYWERYGIEQISIRGLSSSDEPSQKELAKITRLAKEEKLHYVIYEKYKKDKLGQLIQKQIGAKALNIHNLEVLTQNDMDNHEDYMSLMRDNLSVLKKATQ, from the coding sequence ATGAAGAAGGTATTATACATGATTGCTGCACTCATGCTGCCAATTATAATTACGGCCGGATGCTCTGGCAGTAAAGAAAATAATAAGAAGAGTTCTGATCAGATGGATATTTATACTTCCATTTATCCTTTGGAGTACTTAGCTAAACAAATCGGTGGTGACCATGTCTCTGTCCATTCGGTCTATCCACCTGGCACAGATGCTCATACATTTGAACCGACATCCAAAACGGTTACAGACATTGCAAAATCAGATGGCTTCATATATATGGGAGCAGGAATGGAAGGCTTTGCTGAAACAACAGCAGATGCTTTGAAGAATCAAGATGTCCATATGCTTGAAATAGGAAAGAAAGCATCCTTGTTTAAAAAGGCTTCTGCTGAGGAAGAAAATGAGCACGAACATAAGGAACATGATGGACATGATCATGGCGACAAAGATCCGCATATCTGGCTTGATCCACTTAAAATGATAGAAATAGGTGAAATGGTTGAAAACAATTTCGCAAAGTGGGATCCATCTCATAAAAAAGAATATGCAGCAAACATGAACAAATTGCAAAAAGAACTTACTTCTCTTAACGCGGACTTCTCTGCGGAATTAAAAAATAGCAATCAGCAGCACATTCTTGTTTCACATGCTGCCTACAGTTACTGGGAACGTTACGGAATTGAGCAGATTTCAATACGTGGCCTTTCCTCCAGTGATGAACCTTCTCAAAAAGAGCTTGCAAAGATTACCCGTCTTGCTAAAGAAGAGAAACTTCATTATGTCATTTACGAAAAATATAAAAAAGACAAGCTTGGACAACTTATACAGAAGCAGATCGGTGCCAAGGCACTGAACATTCACAACCTTGAAGTATTGACCCAAAATGACATGGACAATCATGAAGACTATATGAGTCTGATGAGAGACAATTTGTCCGTTTTGAAAAAAGCGACTCAATAA
- a CDS encoding cysteine desulfurase, whose product MDVRAIREQFPILDQEVNGHPLVYLDSSATSQKPVSVIEALDEYYRLYNSNVHRGVHTLGTRATDKYEGAREKVRRFINAESTSEIIFNRGTTTALNTVAWSYARSNLSEGDEIVITYMEHHSNIIPWQQAAKATGAVLKYIPLQPDGTVTLEDIRATVTKRTKIVAMAHVSNVLGTINPVKEAAKIAHENGAVIVVDGAQGVPHLKVDVQDLDCDFYAFSAHKMCGPTGIGVLYGKRALLEAMEPVEFGGEMIDFVGLQDSTWKELPWKFEGGTPIIAGAIGLGAAIDFLNEVGMEEIHEYEEKLAAYALKQLRTIEGLEIYGPEERAGLVTFNLGDVHPHDTATVLDAEGIAVRAGHHCAQPLMKWLDVTATARASFYLYNTEEEIDRLVEGLLKTKEYFGDVF is encoded by the coding sequence ATGGATGTACGCGCCATTAGGGAGCAGTTTCCAATTCTTGACCAGGAAGTAAATGGTCACCCATTGGTCTATCTCGATTCATCAGCGACCTCCCAGAAACCGGTATCCGTCATTGAAGCTTTGGATGAGTACTACCGTCTTTACAATTCAAACGTTCACCGCGGAGTTCATACATTGGGTACGAGAGCTACAGACAAATATGAAGGGGCGCGTGAAAAAGTGCGCCGCTTCATCAATGCGGAGAGCACAAGCGAGATCATTTTCAACCGTGGTACTACAACAGCGCTGAATACTGTTGCTTGGAGTTATGCAAGAAGCAATCTCTCTGAAGGTGATGAAATTGTCATTACTTACATGGAGCATCATTCAAACATTATTCCATGGCAGCAGGCAGCAAAGGCGACTGGAGCAGTACTGAAGTACATTCCACTTCAGCCGGATGGAACTGTGACACTTGAAGATATCCGGGCAACTGTGACAAAGAGAACAAAGATTGTCGCCATGGCCCACGTATCCAATGTGCTCGGAACGATCAACCCTGTCAAAGAAGCAGCGAAAATTGCTCATGAAAATGGCGCGGTTATTGTAGTTGATGGTGCTCAGGGCGTCCCTCACTTAAAAGTGGACGTTCAAGATCTGGATTGTGATTTTTATGCTTTTTCTGCCCATAAGATGTGCGGACCTACAGGCATCGGTGTTTTGTACGGAAAGCGCGCACTTCTGGAAGCAATGGAACCAGTGGAATTTGGCGGTGAAATGATTGATTTCGTCGGTTTACAAGATTCTACATGGAAAGAGCTTCCGTGGAAATTCGAAGGTGGCACACCAATTATTGCTGGGGCAATCGGACTTGGTGCAGCAATCGATTTCTTGAATGAAGTTGGCATGGAAGAGATTCATGAATATGAAGAAAAGCTTGCTGCCTATGCATTAAAGCAATTGCGCACAATTGAAGGATTGGAAATTTACGGTCCAGAAGAACGCGCAGGGCTTGTTACATTCAATCTTGGTGATGTACATCCGCATGATACAGCTACTGTATTGGACGCAGAAGGCATTGCAGTGAGAGCAGGACACCACTGTGCCCAGCCACTCATGAAATGGCTTGATGTAACAGCAACGGCACGTGCGAGCTTCTACTTGTACAATACGGAAGAGGAGATCGACCGTCTTGTAGAAGGACTCTTGAAAACGAAGGAGTATTTCGGCGATGTCTTTTGA
- a CDS encoding proline dehydrogenase, with product METVMRNLFLFLSKNKTMTKMAKEHGLKFGASRFVAGTTIEEASKKIARLNDEGLCATVDFLGEFVNCEKEAKAATDESVHAIETIAKNGLDSELSVKMTSLGLDISDDVVFANMRRILDAGKKHDVTITIDMEDESRCEKTLEIFKTLRKEYDNVGTVLQAYLYRTLGDLQILNEYNPYLRLVKGAYKESDEVAFADKEDVDENYRHLIKLNLLYGNYTAIATHDDSMIRYVKKLEKEHNLDRKQFEFQMLYGIRNDFQKQLADEGYRVRVYIPYGQDWYGYNMRRLAERPANVLFVLKGIMKK from the coding sequence ATGGAAACGGTTATGCGGAATCTTTTTCTGTTTCTTTCCAAAAACAAAACGATGACAAAAATGGCGAAAGAGCATGGGCTGAAATTTGGTGCCAGCCGATTTGTAGCAGGTACGACAATTGAAGAAGCTTCAAAAAAAATAGCCCGTTTGAATGATGAAGGACTTTGTGCAACTGTAGATTTTTTAGGTGAATTTGTAAATTGTGAAAAAGAAGCGAAAGCAGCAACCGATGAGTCGGTACATGCCATTGAAACAATTGCCAAAAACGGACTTGATTCTGAACTGTCGGTCAAGATGACTTCATTGGGACTTGATATTTCAGATGACGTTGTCTTTGCCAATATGAGGCGTATACTAGACGCAGGTAAAAAGCACGATGTAACAATCACAATTGATATGGAAGATGAGAGCAGATGTGAGAAAACACTTGAGATTTTTAAGACATTGAGAAAAGAGTATGACAATGTCGGAACAGTGCTGCAAGCTTATCTATACCGGACTCTTGGGGACCTGCAAATTTTAAATGAATATAATCCTTATTTACGCCTCGTAAAAGGAGCTTACAAAGAATCGGATGAAGTCGCTTTCGCTGATAAAGAAGATGTTGATGAGAACTACCGTCATTTAATTAAACTAAACCTGCTATATGGCAATTATACAGCAATCGCAACTCATGATGACTCGATGATTCGCTATGTGAAGAAGCTGGAAAAAGAGCATAATCTGGACCGCAAACAGTTTGAATTCCAAATGCTTTACGGGATTCGCAATGATTTTCAGAAACAGCTTGCTGATGAAGGATATCGAGTCAGAGTCTATATTCCATATGGCCAGGACTGGTATGGATATAACATGCGCCGTCTGGCAGAGCGACCAGCAAACGTGCTGTTTGTCTTGAAGGGAATTATGAAAAAATAG
- the sufC gene encoding Fe-S cluster assembly ATPase SufC, whose amino-acid sequence MAGSVLEIKNLHVSIEDKEILKGVDLTIKGGEFHAVMGPNGTGKSTLASAIMGHPSYEITEGSITLDGEDVLEMEVDERARAGLFLAMQYPSEISGVTTSEFLRSAMNARREEGDEISLMKFIKEMDEALDFLEIDKNMAQRYLNEGFSGGEKKRNEILQLLLLKPEIAILDEIDSGLDIDALKVVSKGINKMRDDNFGTLIITHYQRLLNYITPDFVHIMMKGRVVKSGGPELAKRLEAEGYEWIKEELGIKDEVEQEA is encoded by the coding sequence ATGGCAGGATCAGTTTTGGAAATCAAGAATCTTCATGTATCAATCGAGGACAAGGAGATCTTAAAAGGTGTAGACCTTACTATAAAAGGCGGAGAGTTCCACGCGGTAATGGGACCAAACGGTACTGGTAAATCCACATTGGCTTCAGCTATCATGGGTCATCCAAGCTATGAAATTACAGAAGGAAGCATTACGCTTGACGGCGAAGATGTACTTGAAATGGAAGTTGACGAACGTGCTCGCGCAGGTTTGTTCCTAGCTATGCAGTATCCAAGTGAAATCAGCGGTGTTACAACTTCTGAATTCCTTCGCTCTGCCATGAATGCACGTCGTGAAGAGGGTGATGAAATTTCATTGATGAAGTTCATCAAGGAAATGGACGAAGCACTCGACTTCCTTGAAATCGATAAGAATATGGCGCAGCGCTACTTGAACGAAGGTTTCTCCGGTGGTGAGAAGAAGCGTAACGAAATTCTTCAGCTTTTGCTTCTTAAGCCTGAAATCGCAATTCTTGATGAAATCGACTCAGGTCTTGATATTGATGCACTTAAAGTTGTTTCCAAAGGCATTAACAAAATGCGCGATGATAACTTCGGCACACTGATCATTACTCACTATCAGCGCCTATTGAACTACATCACTCCTGACTTCGTTCACATCATGATGAAAGGCCGCGTTGTAAAGTCTGGCGGACCAGAACTTGCTAAGCGTCTTGAAGCAGAAGGTTATGAGTGGATTAAAGAAGAACTCGGAATTAAGGACGAAGTAGAACAGGAAGCATAA
- the sufU gene encoding Fe-S cluster assembly sulfur transfer protein SufU: MSFDNLDTLYRQVIMDHYKTPRNKGALEDSSMTVDMNNPTCGDRIRIQLKIEDGVVKDAKFDGEGCSISLASASMMTQAIKGQKLDDALRMSQIFSDMMLGKELDAGGLDLGDIEALQGVSKFPARIKCATLAWKAMEKGVQEN, from the coding sequence ATGTCTTTTGATAATCTGGATACGTTGTACAGACAAGTCATCATGGATCATTACAAAACCCCGCGTAACAAAGGGGCTCTCGAAGACAGTTCTATGACTGTTGATATGAACAACCCAACATGCGGCGACCGTATCCGTATCCAGCTCAAAATTGAAGACGGCGTTGTTAAAGATGCCAAGTTTGATGGGGAAGGCTGTTCAATCAGTCTTGCCTCTGCATCGATGATGACTCAAGCAATCAAAGGACAGAAGTTGGACGATGCGCTGCGTATGTCCCAGATTTTTTCCGATATGATGCTTGGGAAAGAACTGGATGCAGGTGGTTTGGACTTGGGCGACATTGAAGCCTTGCAAGGGGTATCTAAATTCCCGGCGCGCATTAAATGTGCGACACTTGCATGGAAGGCAATGGAGAAAGGTGTTCAAGAAAATTAA
- a CDS encoding arsenate reductase family protein: protein MAVKFYWYPKCSTCRNAKKWLEENDVTYEAIDIVKEPPSKEELLEMMEQSGLEEKKFFNTSGMKYRELNMKEKLPEMDRNQKAQVLSEDGMLIKRPLVYNGNEVTVGFKENEFIEKWLQK, encoded by the coding sequence ATGGCAGTAAAGTTTTACTGGTATCCTAAATGCAGCACATGCAGAAATGCTAAAAAATGGTTGGAAGAGAACGATGTTACATATGAAGCGATTGACATTGTCAAAGAGCCTCCTTCAAAAGAAGAATTGCTTGAAATGATGGAACAGAGTGGTCTGGAAGAGAAGAAATTTTTCAATACAAGCGGCATGAAATATCGCGAGTTGAACATGAAAGAGAAGCTCCCGGAAATGGACAGAAATCAGAAGGCGCAAGTGTTGTCGGAAGATGGCATGCTCATTAAGCGTCCACTCGTTTATAACGGCAATGAAGTGACAGTAGGTTTCAAAGAAAATGAATTTATCGAAAAATGGTTGCAAAAATAA
- the sufD gene encoding Fe-S cluster assembly protein SufD, which yields MTVVTKLPYDKDYISQFSSDKNEPEWMSSLRLKAYDQAEALDMPKPDKTNISKWNFSQFKHAAEGAKIDSLDALPEELKVFIDGDSKPENLLIQRNQTAAYVSLSKDLADKGVILTDIFTAMRDHSELVEKYYMKDAVQVDEHRLTALHAALMNGGVFVYIPKNVQVETPIQTIFWQEDPEAALFNHVLVVADQGSELTYVENYISNNDNEQTVANIVTEVIALDNAKIDFGGVDHFAAGTTTYINRRSAVYRDATVDWALGLMNDGNTVSENITHLIGDGSSTEMKAVTVGRGKQISNITSKTVHFGKDSVGHILQHGVMTEAASSIFNGIGKIEHGATRSDAVQESRVLMLSENARGDANPILLIDEDDVTAGHAASVGRVDELNLYYLMSRGLTKRESERLVIHGFLEPVVGVLPIESVKKQLTNIIERKIN from the coding sequence ATGACTGTAGTGACAAAGCTGCCATACGATAAAGATTATATTTCACAGTTTTCTTCTGATAAAAATGAACCGGAATGGATGTCTTCACTTCGCCTTAAAGCATATGACCAGGCTGAAGCGCTTGATATGCCAAAGCCGGATAAAACAAATATCTCTAAGTGGAATTTCTCACAGTTCAAACATGCTGCTGAAGGTGCGAAAATTGACTCCCTTGATGCTCTTCCTGAAGAGCTGAAGGTTTTCATTGACGGCGACAGCAAGCCTGAGAACCTGTTGATTCAGCGCAATCAGACAGCTGCTTACGTTTCTTTGAGCAAGGATCTTGCGGATAAAGGCGTTATTCTAACAGATATCTTCACAGCAATGCGCGATCACAGCGAGCTTGTTGAGAAGTATTATATGAAGGATGCTGTACAAGTGGACGAGCATCGCCTTACTGCTTTGCATGCAGCACTCATGAACGGCGGCGTTTTCGTTTATATTCCTAAAAACGTCCAAGTTGAAACACCAATTCAGACAATCTTCTGGCAAGAAGATCCTGAAGCGGCACTATTCAACCACGTACTTGTTGTTGCTGACCAGGGCAGTGAACTCACATATGTTGAGAACTACATCTCCAACAATGATAACGAGCAGACAGTTGCAAATATCGTTACTGAAGTTATTGCTTTGGACAATGCTAAAATCGACTTCGGCGGTGTTGATCACTTTGCGGCAGGTACGACTACTTACATCAATCGTCGTTCTGCCGTATACCGCGATGCGACAGTTGACTGGGCGCTTGGCCTGATGAACGATGGCAATACTGTTTCTGAAAACATTACGCATCTGATCGGCGACGGTTCTTCTACAGAAATGAAGGCTGTAACAGTTGGACGCGGCAAACAGATTTCCAACATTACATCAAAAACTGTACACTTCGGAAAAGATTCCGTTGGCCACATTTTGCAGCATGGTGTTATGACGGAAGCAGCTTCCTCAATCTTTAACGGTATCGGTAAGATCGAGCATGGTGCTACACGCTCTGACGCTGTTCAGGAATCTCGTGTACTGATGCTTTCTGAAAATGCACGCGGTGATGCGAACCCGATTCTTCTTATTGATGAAGATGATGTAACAGCTGGACACGCAGCTTCTGTAGGCCGTGTGGATGAGCTGAACCTTTACTACTTGATGAGCCGCGGTCTGACAAAACGGGAATCAGAACGCCTTGTCATTCATGGCTTCCTTGAGCCGGTTGTTGGAGTGCTGCCAATTGAGTCTGTTAAAAAGCAGCTGACTAACATCATCGAGAGGAAAATCAACTAA
- a CDS encoding MetQ/NlpA family ABC transporter substrate-binding protein, with the protein MKKLYALLAALLVLTLAACGTSGDSDKKDEKKDKVIKIGASSTPHAEILKKAEPLLEKKGIKLDIKEYQDYVFPNDDLADGKLDANFFQHIPYLEDTVEKTGYDITSIGGIHIEPMGVYSKNIKSVKDIKDGTEVVLSRSVADHGRVLGLFESQGLIKLKDGVKKQKATVKDIVENKKKLKFSADVDAASLPEVYEKEGDTLVAINTNYAIQAGLKPTKDALFIEGSESPYVNVIAVQKKDKDNKDLKELVNVLHSKEIQDFIKEKYNGAVVPVDGK; encoded by the coding sequence ATGAAAAAATTGTATGCTTTGCTTGCAGCTCTTCTTGTGCTTACGCTTGCAGCTTGTGGCACATCAGGAGATAGTGACAAGAAAGACGAAAAGAAGGATAAAGTTATTAAGATTGGTGCGTCAAGCACACCTCATGCCGAAATCTTGAAAAAAGCTGAACCGCTACTTGAGAAAAAAGGCATTAAACTTGATATTAAAGAATATCAGGACTACGTATTCCCGAATGACGATCTTGCAGATGGCAAGCTAGATGCAAACTTCTTCCAGCATATCCCGTATCTTGAAGATACAGTTGAGAAGACAGGTTATGACATTACAAGCATCGGCGGCATCCACATTGAACCAATGGGTGTCTATTCCAAGAACATCAAGTCTGTCAAAGATATTAAAGATGGTACAGAAGTTGTCTTGAGTCGCAGTGTTGCAGACCACGGACGTGTTCTTGGTTTGTTCGAATCACAAGGTTTGATTAAGCTTAAAGACGGTGTCAAGAAGCAAAAAGCAACTGTTAAAGACATCGTTGAAAACAAGAAAAAGCTCAAATTCTCTGCTGACGTAGATGCTGCGTCTCTTCCTGAAGTGTATGAAAAAGAAGGCGACACACTTGTTGCAATCAACACGAACTATGCTATCCAGGCTGGCCTAAAGCCAACTAAAGATGCACTCTTCATTGAAGGAAGCGAATCACCATATGTAAATGTGATTGCTGTCCAGAAGAAGGATAAGGACAACAAGGACTTGAAAGAACTTGTGAATGTATTGCATTCAAAAGAAATTCAGGACTTCATCAAAGAGAAGTACAACGGTGCAGTAGTACCAGTTGATGGCAAATAA
- a CDS encoding methionine ABC transporter ATP-binding protein: MIVIDSLTKVFRTKKKQITAVDNINLSIAEGEIFGVIGYSGAGKSTFIRLLNRLEEPSGGSISIGEKEITKLSSKELRIARQDIGMVFQHFNLLWSRTVRENIAFPLEVAGVKAEERKRRVEELIGLVGLAGREDAYPSELSGGQKQRVGIARALANNPKVLLCDEATSALDPETTNSILDLLVRINKELGLTIVLITHEMQVIQKICNRVAVMEAGRVVELGDVLDVFSHPKQPITKKFIEQALGFEDEEDGLSSIVDSYKTGKVLRLHFVGEMANDALISRIAKDFNVEISIIQGKISQTQRGAYGTLVIHMNGEQSEEERALSYIKETKAAKVEVLRNAE, from the coding sequence ATGATCGTCATCGACAGCTTGACCAAAGTGTTTCGAACAAAGAAGAAACAGATCACAGCAGTAGACAATATTAATCTATCCATTGCTGAAGGTGAAATATTCGGCGTGATTGGATATAGCGGTGCCGGAAAGAGTACATTTATCCGTTTGCTTAACCGGTTGGAAGAACCATCTGGCGGCAGTATCTCCATTGGAGAAAAGGAGATTACTAAACTTTCGAGCAAGGAACTCCGCATTGCCAGGCAGGATATTGGAATGGTATTCCAGCATTTCAATTTGCTCTGGTCGCGTACAGTAAGAGAGAATATAGCGTTTCCGCTTGAGGTTGCTGGGGTAAAAGCTGAGGAACGCAAACGTCGAGTTGAAGAGTTAATCGGACTTGTTGGACTGGCAGGAAGGGAAGATGCCTATCCGTCCGAGCTTTCAGGGGGACAAAAACAGCGAGTCGGCATAGCCCGTGCTCTCGCCAATAATCCGAAAGTCCTTCTCTGTGATGAAGCGACTTCCGCTCTTGATCCGGAAACAACGAATTCGATTCTTGATCTTCTCGTTCGGATTAACAAGGAACTTGGACTGACAATCGTACTGATTACCCACGAAATGCAAGTTATTCAAAAGATCTGTAATCGGGTAGCTGTCATGGAGGCTGGAAGAGTCGTTGAACTCGGTGACGTGCTTGACGTATTTTCACATCCGAAGCAGCCCATCACGAAGAAATTCATCGAACAAGCTCTCGGCTTTGAAGATGAGGAAGATGGATTGAGCAGCATTGTGGACTCCTACAAGACTGGCAAAGTATTGCGCTTGCATTTTGTAGGTGAAATGGCAAATGACGCATTGATTAGTCGGATTGCGAAAGATTTCAATGTCGAAATCAGCATTATTCAAGGCAAAATCTCCCAGACACAGCGCGGTGCTTATGGCACACTTGTAATCCATATGAATGGAGAACAATCTGAAGAAGAGCGCGCACTTTCCTATATTAAGGAAACTAAAGCTGCCAAAGTGGAGGTGCTCCGTAATGCTGAATGA